From the genome of Streptomyces xanthophaeus:
CGGCTGGTCGCGTTCTTCGCCACGGGCGACTCGATCGTCTCGAACAACCTGGTGCTGACGCTCTACAAGCACATCAACTCCCCGGAGGCGCGCCTGTACCTGTCGCGCCAGCTGTTCGAGGAGGCCGTGCACGTCCAGTTCTATCTGACGCTGCTCGACACCTACCTGCCCGACCCGGACGACCGCGCGGCGGCCTTCGACGCGGTCGAGGAGATCCCCTCCATCCGCGAGAAGGCTCAGTTCTGCTTCAAGTGGATGGACTCGGTCGAGAAGATCGACCGGCTGGAGACGGCCGCCGACCGCCGCCGCTTCCTGCTGAACCTGATCTGCTTCGCGGCGTGCATCGAGGGCCTGTTCTTCTACGGCGCCTTCGCGTACGTGTACTGGTTCCGCTCGCGCGGTCTGCTGCACGGCCTGGCCACCGGCACCAACTGGGTCTTCCGCGACGAGACCATGCACATGAACTTCGCCTTCGAGGTCGTGGACACGGTCCGCAAGGAGGAGCCGGAGCTCTTCGACGACGCCCTCCAGCAGCAGGTCACCGACATGCTCAAGGAGGCCGTGGAGGCGGAGCTGCAGTTCGGCCGCGACCTGTGCGGTGACGGCCTGCCGGGGATGAACACCGAGTCGATGCGCGAGTACCTGGAGTGCGTCGCGGACCAGCGCCTGGTCCGTCTGGGCTTCCCGCCGGTGTACGGCTCGCAGAACCCGTTCTCCTTCATGGAGCTGCAGGGTGTGCAGGAGCTGACGAACTTCTTCGAGCGCCGTCCGTCGGCCTACCAGGTCGCGGTCGAGGGCACGGTCGACCTGGACGAGGACTTCTGAGACCTTGCAGGCCTCGTAGGTATTGCAGAGCTTGAGGGCTTGAGGGCTTGACCGGGGAGCCGGGATGCGGAGACTTCCGTGTCCCGGCTTCTCGCGTTCCCCGGTGTTCAGTGGGCGATGGGGCCCCAGTACCGCCGCGCGGCGGGCCGGAAGGCGCGCCGCCGCGGGGTGGGCGGGAGGCCGCCCGCGCGCTGGCGGGGCAGCCACACCAGCCGGGTCGCGACGGCCCGGATCTGCTGGTCGATCCGCCGGTCGCGCAGGATCCCGTACAGGCTGGGCGCGAGCACGAGGGCGGCGAGGGCGAGGACGGCGAGGTAGTTCACGAAGGTGGTCATAGCTCTACTGTCCGCCTGATCGCCCATGATCGACAGTGGCAGTACTGTCATAGAAGACCGAATTACTGCCACACTGGAGTCATGCTGACCAATGTGGCCGTGGCCCTCGTCGACGGAGTCGCCCCCTTCGAGCTGGGGATCTTCTGCGAGGTGTTCGGAATCGATCGCAGTGACATGGGCGTACCGGTGTACGACTTCGCCGTCTGCGCGGCGGAGGACGGGCCGCTGAGCGTGGGCGGGGGCGCCTTCGGGATCACCCCGGCGCACGGACTGGAGCGGCTGGAGGAGGCCGACCTCGTCTGTCTGCCCGCCGCCAGTGACGCCGGCGTACGCATCTACCCCGAGCCCCTCCTCGCGGCCCTGCGCCGGGCCGTGGACCGGGGTGCGCGGGTCCTCAGCGTGTGCAGCGGGGCCTACATCCTCGGCGCCGCCGGACTGCTGGACGGTCGCCGGTGCACCACGCACTGGATGCACGCCGCGGCGCTGACCCGCCGCTTCCCGCGGGCCGTCGTCGACCCGGACGTGCTCTACGTCGACGAGGGCTCGGTGATCACCGCTGCCGGCACCGCCTCGGGCATCGACGCGTGCCTGCACGTGGTCCGCCAGGAGCACGGGGCCGAGGTGGCCAACATCATCGCGCGCAGGATGGTCGTCCCGCCGCACCGGGACGGCGGGCAGGCCCAGTTCATCCAGCGGCCGTTGCCGCGCACGGCCTGTGACACGGTGGGCGAGGTGATCGAGTGGATGGCCCGCCACCTGGGCGAGGAGATCACCGTCGAACAGCTCGCGGAGCGCGCGCACATGTCCCCGCGGACCTTCGCCCGCCGCTTCCTCCAGGAGACCGGCACCACCCCGTACAAGTGGGTGCTGCGCCAGCGGGTCCTGCTCGCGCAGGAGCTCCTGGAGTCGACCGGCGAGACGGTGGACGCGATCGCCGGCCGCTGCGGCTTCGGCAACGCGGCCGCCCTGCGCCACCACTTCCTGCGGACCCTGGGCACCACGCCGAACTCCTTCCGGCGCGCCTTCCGGGGCCCGCAGGCCGCCTAGAACGTCACTTCACGATCAGGCGTTGGGGACCGTCTCGTAGCGCGGGGTGCCCTCTTCCATCTGGCGCAGGGCGTCCTTGCGGTCCCGCTTCGAGAGGCGGTCGA
Proteins encoded in this window:
- a CDS encoding ribonucleotide-diphosphate reductase subunit beta; this translates as MSSNDQKNLLDPGFELTLRPMRYPDFYERYRDAIKNTWTVEEVDLHSDVADLAKLTPSEQHMIGRLVAFFATGDSIVSNNLVLTLYKHINSPEARLYLSRQLFEEAVHVQFYLTLLDTYLPDPDDRAAAFDAVEEIPSIREKAQFCFKWMDSVEKIDRLETAADRRRFLLNLICFAACIEGLFFYGAFAYVYWFRSRGLLHGLATGTNWVFRDETMHMNFAFEVVDTVRKEEPELFDDALQQQVTDMLKEAVEAELQFGRDLCGDGLPGMNTESMREYLECVADQRLVRLGFPPVYGSQNPFSFMELQGVQELTNFFERRPSAYQVAVEGTVDLDEDF
- a CDS encoding helix-turn-helix domain-containing protein, which gives rise to MLTNVAVALVDGVAPFELGIFCEVFGIDRSDMGVPVYDFAVCAAEDGPLSVGGGAFGITPAHGLERLEEADLVCLPAASDAGVRIYPEPLLAALRRAVDRGARVLSVCSGAYILGAAGLLDGRRCTTHWMHAAALTRRFPRAVVDPDVLYVDEGSVITAAGTASGIDACLHVVRQEHGAEVANIIARRMVVPPHRDGGQAQFIQRPLPRTACDTVGEVIEWMARHLGEEITVEQLAERAHMSPRTFARRFLQETGTTPYKWVLRQRVLLAQELLESTGETVDAIAGRCGFGNAAALRHHFLRTLGTTPNSFRRAFRGPQAA